The following coding sequences are from one bacterium SCSIO 12741 window:
- a CDS encoding efflux RND transporter periplasmic adaptor subunit — protein MKKKHLLYLLAALTFTACSEEEKVKQAPPAPFPVAKLKPQRVPISNLSIGTIDGLTNVELRAKVEGYIEEIFTDEGRFLQKGDPIFKIEDDIYQNEVLTAEAALARSKAKLEKSRADVERLTPLAEQNAVSKQELDYAIAEHKEDQANVKASEASLAQAQINLGYTEIHSPINGVLGQLPIKVGSLVGRGESTLLSTVSEVDEVYVYFNVDEASYLTFLKYVPGKSLDDKIEKVPPMEVILADNSVFEHKAELQSVDRAVNVTTGSIRFRAIIENPDGLLRPGNFVRLNMTHYIDSAVIVPKRRFTKFKAGNSSLP, from the coding sequence ATGAAGAAAAAACACCTCCTTTATTTGCTTGCCGCATTGACATTTACGGCATGCTCAGAGGAAGAAAAGGTAAAACAAGCACCTCCCGCACCTTTCCCAGTAGCTAAGCTCAAGCCCCAAAGAGTTCCCATTTCAAATCTCAGTATCGGTACGATAGATGGTTTAACCAACGTTGAACTCCGCGCCAAAGTTGAGGGATACATTGAAGAAATTTTCACGGATGAAGGACGCTTTTTGCAGAAAGGTGATCCCATCTTTAAAATTGAAGATGATATCTATCAAAATGAGGTTTTAACAGCTGAAGCAGCATTGGCCCGATCCAAAGCCAAACTGGAAAAATCTCGTGCAGATGTAGAGCGCCTCACTCCCCTGGCTGAACAAAATGCCGTGAGTAAGCAAGAATTGGACTATGCTATTGCAGAGCACAAGGAGGATCAGGCTAACGTAAAAGCATCAGAAGCATCACTGGCTCAGGCTCAAATTAACCTCGGCTATACCGAAATTCACTCTCCGATTAATGGTGTTTTAGGGCAACTTCCTATAAAGGTCGGAAGTTTGGTTGGACGTGGGGAAAGCACCCTGCTATCTACGGTTTCTGAAGTGGACGAGGTGTATGTTTACTTCAACGTAGATGAAGCCTCCTACCTAACTTTCCTGAAATATGTCCCAGGAAAGTCCCTGGATGACAAAATTGAAAAAGTACCACCCATGGAGGTGATTTTGGCAGACAACTCTGTATTTGAACACAAAGCGGAGTTACAATCGGTAGACCGGGCTGTTAATGTGACTACAGGTTCTATTCGGTTTAGAGCTATTATTGAGAATCCTGATGGTCTGCTCCGCCCTGGAAACTTTGTACGGTTAAACATGACCCATTATATCGATAGTGCCGTAATCGTCCCCAAAAGGCGGTTTACGAAATTCAAGGCCGGCAATTCATCTTTACCTTGA
- a CDS encoding sterol desaturase family protein yields the protein MEKYWNIFVGGYKGYASYLWNEITHPGWHNYFYWLIGVSLFFMLLEWLRPWRKGQARFRKDFWLDAFYMFFNFFFFSLIIYNGFSDVVVNLFNDAILAVTSFNLQESNPMNQWPIWAVLLTGFVVRDFVQWWVHRLLHRVPALWEFHKVHHSVEQMGFAAHLRYHWMETLVYRSFEYLPLALLGIGLYDFFIIHIAALAIGHYNHANFRIKGTYSAGFLGVFVGFYIVHYTGMDWLNGGAWIIGIPLVFAFGLGPFMEYLFNSPQMHIWHHSYDLPEGKPHGINFGISLAIWDYIFGTASMPSDGRDIRLGFPGIEKFPQTFIGQFIYGFRK from the coding sequence ATGGAGAAGTACTGGAACATATTTGTAGGAGGGTATAAAGGATACGCAAGTTACCTCTGGAATGAAATCACCCATCCGGGGTGGCACAACTATTTTTATTGGTTGATTGGCGTTTCCCTCTTTTTTATGCTGCTGGAATGGCTGCGTCCCTGGAGAAAAGGGCAAGCTCGATTCCGCAAAGATTTTTGGTTGGATGCCTTCTACATGTTTTTCAACTTCTTTTTCTTTTCACTCATTATCTACAACGGCTTTTCGGATGTGGTGGTCAACCTTTTCAACGACGCCATTCTCGCGGTGACGAGTTTCAATCTCCAGGAATCCAACCCGATGAATCAATGGCCTATTTGGGCGGTATTGCTTACCGGGTTTGTAGTTAGGGACTTTGTGCAGTGGTGGGTTCACCGATTGCTTCACCGGGTTCCGGCTCTTTGGGAGTTTCACAAGGTTCATCATTCGGTAGAGCAAATGGGTTTTGCGGCTCACCTTCGTTATCATTGGATGGAAACTTTGGTTTACCGCAGCTTCGAGTACTTGCCTTTGGCGCTGCTGGGAATTGGGTTATATGACTTCTTTATCATTCATATCGCAGCCCTGGCTATTGGACACTACAACCATGCTAATTTCCGTATCAAAGGCACCTATTCTGCCGGCTTTTTAGGGGTGTTCGTTGGATTCTACATCGTACACTACACGGGTATGGATTGGTTGAATGGCGGTGCCTGGATCATTGGAATTCCGCTGGTATTTGCTTTTGGTTTAGGTCCTTTTATGGAGTATTTGTTCAACAGTCCTCAAATGCATATTTGGCATCATTCCTATGATTTACCAGAGGGAAAACCCCATGGAATCAACTTTGGAATTAGTCTGGCTATCTGGGATTATATCTTTGGTACGGCCTCCATGCCGAGTGACGGAAGAGATATTCGTTTGGGTTTCCCGGGAATCGAAAAGTTTCCTCAAACGTTTATAGGCCAATTCATCTACGGCTTCCGAAAATAG
- a CDS encoding LPP20 family lipoprotein → MKLFYLLIPIFLLTACTSTQKVTQQPEEIVDPGPEWVQRRPIDTDYYIGIGRSNKKINPSDYAQIAKRNALQDLVSEIEVKVESNSLLKQLETQTSFEERFLQSVRVQSAATISDYEQVDQWEDEGQYYIYYRLSKKRYLELKQQRIDRAVKQAQSHRQDAATARRNQELVQSFRSQVLAFKALEPFLNEPIMVDDPQTGEKQYLGNVVMQDMKQLLRSIKITGNQKAMELTYGIVPDRELTQVKVTGEGEKPQNQVPLIYDCNLLYPDRVKVETRFDGVAMPGFKRASRRGTAQLEVRMDMQAFFAKGDPMYKLMIRSFDVPECRFDLVVRSPRVQLNLQEKKFGQMPVQNTSGLRSACQKSLIGNGMQYEADINKSDIVIEVQADTREAGEFQGLYTAILEGEATVKLTSTGEVLVKESLNGIKGVDLDYTRAGDKAYDALIKKIAYEVIPRLKRKLNGN, encoded by the coding sequence ATGAAACTATTTTACCTGCTTATTCCCATATTCCTGTTAACCGCATGTACGTCCACTCAAAAAGTGACTCAACAGCCCGAGGAAATCGTTGATCCTGGACCGGAATGGGTACAGCGCAGGCCAATTGATACGGATTACTACATTGGAATTGGCCGTTCCAACAAAAAAATAAACCCTTCGGACTACGCCCAAATCGCGAAACGCAATGCCTTGCAAGATCTGGTATCGGAAATAGAAGTGAAGGTGGAATCCAACTCTTTGCTCAAACAACTGGAGACCCAGACTTCTTTTGAGGAGCGATTTCTTCAATCCGTTCGGGTTCAGTCGGCCGCAACGATCTCAGACTACGAACAAGTGGACCAATGGGAAGATGAGGGCCAGTACTATATTTATTACCGACTCAGCAAAAAGCGCTACCTGGAGCTTAAACAACAACGCATCGATCGGGCGGTGAAGCAGGCGCAAAGCCATCGTCAGGATGCCGCAACGGCTAGAAGAAATCAAGAATTGGTTCAATCTTTTCGCAGCCAGGTATTGGCGTTTAAAGCATTGGAGCCTTTTTTAAACGAGCCCATCATGGTGGATGATCCTCAGACCGGGGAGAAGCAGTATCTCGGAAACGTAGTGATGCAAGACATGAAGCAGCTGTTGCGATCCATTAAAATAACCGGCAATCAGAAGGCCATGGAATTGACTTATGGAATCGTTCCAGATCGAGAGCTGACTCAGGTAAAGGTGACGGGAGAAGGGGAGAAACCCCAAAATCAGGTGCCTTTAATTTATGATTGCAACTTGCTGTATCCAGATCGGGTAAAGGTGGAAACGCGCTTTGACGGAGTGGCTATGCCAGGTTTTAAAAGGGCCTCCCGAAGAGGAACTGCCCAGCTTGAAGTTCGAATGGATATGCAAGCCTTCTTTGCCAAAGGGGATCCCATGTATAAATTAATGATCCGGTCTTTTGACGTTCCTGAATGTCGATTTGATTTAGTGGTTCGTTCCCCTCGGGTTCAATTGAATTTGCAGGAGAAGAAATTTGGCCAAATGCCGGTTCAAAATACCTCAGGACTACGCTCGGCTTGTCAGAAGTCACTCATCGGAAACGGTATGCAATACGAAGCCGATATCAACAAGAGCGATATTGTAATCGAAGTACAAGCCGATACACGGGAAGCCGGTGAATTTCAGGGGCTTTATACGGCCATTTTGGAAGGAGAAGCCACCGTTAAATTAACCAGCACCGGTGAGGTTTTGGTCAAAGAATCCCTCAATGGAATTAAAGGAGTGGACCTCGATTATACCCGGGCTGGGGACAAGGCCTATGATGCCCTCATCAAAAAGATTGCCTACGAAGTGATTCCAAGATTGAAGCGGAAGCTTAATGGGAACTAG
- a CDS encoding response regulator: MTTKKVRVLVVEDEPAMAMLLERLLEQLGFEVIQIVRSGEESIEVANQEIPDIILMDIYLEGEMNGIQAAEQILSRHNIPVIYSTSDADEETLQNAKSTYPLGYILKPYSRNVLKSTIEVALSIKEVETRKNEELKQAYHTITQQTQEILDSFKSAQKIQQAILPGEPEFREHFPESFILNLPKESLGGDFFWYKYLDTDELLFAVVDCTGHGVPGALMSILVNYQLTKGLSDAKKGDGLGQIFQFVDKVLSDTYEGEHLGKAEEKEIKNLNAGFDSAMCLYNEKKRTLRFCGAKRPLYLVRDGEVHTYSGNRASVGLFDVPGKSFQEITIPIQPGDRIYLASDGYQDQMGGKLGKRLKSAPFRQILLEMSQYPITEGSERLMRQFNSWRGIHEQIDDVLILGMEF, encoded by the coding sequence TTGACCACAAAAAAGGTTCGGGTTTTAGTTGTTGAAGATGAACCAGCCATGGCTATGTTACTAGAGCGATTGCTGGAACAATTGGGTTTTGAGGTTATACAAATTGTACGTTCGGGTGAAGAGTCTATTGAAGTAGCGAATCAGGAAATTCCTGATATCATTCTCATGGATATTTATCTGGAAGGTGAAATGAACGGTATCCAAGCGGCTGAACAAATTTTGTCGCGACATAATATACCTGTCATCTATTCTACATCCGATGCGGATGAAGAAACCTTGCAGAATGCCAAGTCTACTTATCCCCTGGGTTATATTTTAAAACCCTACAGCCGCAATGTCTTGAAATCTACCATTGAGGTAGCCCTGTCGATCAAGGAAGTAGAAACGCGCAAGAATGAGGAGTTAAAACAAGCCTATCATACGATTACGCAACAAACTCAAGAAATTCTCGATAGTTTTAAAAGTGCTCAAAAAATTCAACAAGCCATTTTACCGGGTGAACCTGAATTCCGCGAACATTTCCCAGAATCCTTCATTCTTAATCTACCCAAGGAAAGCCTCGGAGGCGATTTCTTCTGGTACAAGTACCTGGATACGGATGAACTTCTTTTTGCTGTGGTGGATTGTACAGGCCACGGAGTTCCAGGAGCACTCATGTCGATTCTTGTAAATTACCAACTCACCAAAGGTTTGTCTGATGCGAAAAAGGGAGATGGTTTAGGTCAAATCTTTCAATTTGTAGACAAAGTTCTAAGTGATACTTACGAAGGCGAACACTTGGGCAAAGCCGAGGAAAAAGAAATCAAAAACCTAAACGCTGGTTTCGATTCGGCTATGTGCCTTTACAATGAAAAGAAACGCACACTCCGGTTTTGCGGAGCCAAACGTCCATTGTACCTGGTGAGAGACGGCGAGGTTCACACCTATTCAGGCAATCGGGCATCGGTAGGCCTTTTTGACGTTCCCGGAAAGTCCTTTCAGGAAATTACTATTCCTATTCAACCCGGAGACCGCATATACCTCGCATCTGACGGTTATCAAGACCAAATGGGTGGTAAGCTGGGCAAACGACTCAAAAGTGCTCCCTTCCGTCAAATTCTACTCGAAATGAGCCAGTACCCCATCACAGAGGGCTCTGAAAGACTCATGCGGCAATTCAACTCCTGGAGAGGAATTCACGAACAAATAGACGATGTTCTAATTCTCGGAATGGAGTTTTAG
- a CDS encoding nuclear transport factor 2 family protein yields the protein MDNQEAAWNEGDLEGFMDAYWKSDSLCFLSKNGKSCGWETVYNNYVKAYPDKEAMGKLEFEIDEMRTIGRLRYFVIGKWTLLRSKDTLGGYFSLVWMKQDGEWVIVFDHTS from the coding sequence ATGGATAATCAAGAGGCAGCTTGGAATGAGGGTGATTTAGAGGGATTTATGGATGCCTATTGGAAAAGTGATTCCTTGTGTTTTTTATCCAAAAACGGAAAGAGTTGCGGCTGGGAAACCGTTTATAATAATTACGTAAAGGCCTATCCCGATAAGGAGGCGATGGGGAAATTGGAGTTTGAAATTGATGAGATGAGAACCATAGGAAGGCTCCGGTATTTTGTCATTGGAAAATGGACCTTGCTACGCAGTAAAGATACCCTCGGTGGCTACTTTTCACTGGTATGGATGAAGCAAGATGGAGAGTGGGTTATCGTATTTGATCACACGAGTTAA
- a CDS encoding mechanosensitive ion channel, which produces MPAAGSSETGLVIYDYFISLGFSPFWASTTRAAILVCCLFLIVVLFSTVIRSYLLKLINKATAKSPTSYDDILAQNKVFRRASLLIPALCIYLFDDFIFAQYPGLIRLFRGIANVYSVVIIAWVIDALLKSVQHVMETRKAFENKPLTSYRQLVSILNYGVAIILVISIIIDRSPMYLLSALGAATAVLLLLFRDSLLGFTASIQLASNDMIRVGDWITVKAYGADGTVTEINLSTVKVINFDNTISTVPTYSLISNSFVNWRGMQTSGGRRIKRALNIHTGSIQMCTPQMLEDFKRIKLIQPYIEEKSAEIEQFNTQGGVSKEVLVNGRNLTNIGLFRKYTELYLAQNPNINQDLTLMVRQLSPTAEGLPLEVYCFSRNKDWVVYEGIMADIFDHLLAVAPYFHLEVFQNPSGTDFHQLQGKD; this is translated from the coding sequence ATGCCCGCTGCTGGATCTTCCGAAACTGGTCTTGTCATTTACGATTACTTTATCTCACTGGGATTTAGTCCGTTTTGGGCCTCGACTACCCGAGCAGCTATTTTGGTGTGCTGCCTGTTTCTCATCGTCGTTCTTTTTAGCACGGTTATCAGAAGCTATTTACTCAAGTTGATCAACAAAGCCACGGCCAAGTCACCTACATCATACGATGATATTCTGGCTCAAAACAAGGTTTTTCGTCGGGCTTCCTTGTTGATTCCAGCCCTGTGCATTTATCTCTTCGACGATTTCATATTTGCTCAATACCCGGGTCTCATTCGTCTGTTTCGTGGAATAGCCAATGTTTATTCCGTAGTCATCATTGCCTGGGTCATCGACGCTTTGCTGAAATCGGTTCAGCATGTAATGGAAACCCGTAAGGCTTTTGAAAATAAGCCTCTTACCTCCTACCGCCAGTTGGTTTCCATTCTCAACTATGGGGTGGCTATAATCTTGGTCATTTCCATCATTATCGATCGTTCACCGATGTATTTGTTGAGTGCTTTGGGTGCTGCAACGGCCGTATTGTTGCTTTTGTTCCGGGATTCCTTACTTGGATTTACAGCAAGTATTCAGCTGGCTTCCAACGACATGATTCGCGTAGGCGATTGGATTACGGTTAAAGCCTATGGCGCTGATGGAACGGTTACCGAAATTAACCTGAGCACGGTCAAAGTGATCAATTTCGACAACACGATTTCCACAGTTCCTACTTATTCGCTCATCTCCAATTCCTTCGTAAACTGGAGAGGCATGCAAACTTCGGGCGGCCGAAGAATCAAAAGGGCATTAAACATCCATACTGGTTCTATCCAAATGTGCACTCCGCAGATGCTCGAAGACTTTAAACGGATTAAGTTAATTCAACCTTATATCGAAGAGAAGAGTGCTGAAATTGAACAATTCAATACGCAAGGTGGGGTGAGCAAAGAAGTTTTGGTAAATGGACGGAACCTGACCAACATAGGACTCTTTCGAAAATACACCGAACTATACCTGGCTCAAAACCCAAATATTAATCAAGACCTCACCTTAATGGTGCGTCAGTTAAGCCCAACTGCCGAAGGCCTACCCCTTGAGGTTTATTGCTTTAGCCGAAACAAAGACTGGGTAGTCTACGAAGGTATCATGGCCGATATTTTTGACCACCTCCTGGCTGTTGCTCCTTACTTCCATTTGGAGGTATTCCAAAACCCAAGTGGAACGGATTTTCACCAGTTGCAAGGAAAGGATTAA
- a CDS encoding BamA/TamA family outer membrane protein, translating into MAPAALKRVQHIALFLILAASVLQSCKPTKLLKEGEYLLDKTNLVVKGDKEVQKEFRDNVDVDALNSIIKQKPNRKLLNTFKFHLQIYTYGAKKNNWFRRWLKKIGEPPVIYDSVLTRKSEEQLNLYLQKKGYFLSRVTDSVAYQYKIKKDSIRIDKKKVIVTYEVHPGPPYKVMRLARTMHSNSIQVAFDSTVTENGLIVQGKNYDESSLRNERDRIERAMKNKGFYNFGKQYIRFEVDSTVKKERVKVTTVIDPPEPVQIEEQGKDTVVQRDHQKYYIKDMFVVIRTGKNEGLVQADTVLLDSVNFVNYPGNAMRPNVILRTLYFRPGDLYRLEDIEYSYNRLANLKVFRLININVFPHPDDPNGTDLRAVIDLSPGAKQSFTVETEGTNRGGNLGINGSVKLTNRNVLKGAELFEVKILGGLEAQNDTFRDNSEESQFSNLPFNTLEYGAEMTLRVPDLLIPKKKNKTPGYEKPNTAFSLGYNYQLRSAYKRDVFAAVMAYNWFLKRRHGFRLAVVDLSYISIDKADWFQERLIESKNSLLINSYQNHLISATNLSYQFTNQKSYDENYFFFRTMFESAGNLLRLTHDLTGRSFEEGTDYYTALGVRYAQYLKMDADIRLYNVITDHTRSVYRFYGGVGVTLQNLNVLPFEKSFYGGGANNNRAWLARSMGPGSMSDTLVNVDRIGDMKLELNWEYRFQLIGSLEGAYFIDASNVWLLKKDSLRPGAEFAFDRFYNEFAIGSGLGLRVNLSFFILRLDGGIKVHDPVAPRGERWIWQSKDQYNEMQRTYYENNNLGGSPPSYRTRLNLNLAISYPF; encoded by the coding sequence ATGGCTCCGGCCGCTTTGAAGCGAGTTCAACATATTGCCCTTTTTTTGATTCTGGCAGCCTCTGTTCTTCAGTCGTGCAAACCTACCAAATTGCTCAAAGAAGGAGAGTACCTGCTGGACAAAACCAACCTTGTGGTTAAGGGTGACAAGGAAGTTCAAAAAGAGTTTCGTGATAATGTAGATGTGGACGCATTAAACAGCATTATCAAACAAAAGCCCAATCGCAAACTATTAAACACCTTCAAGTTTCACCTTCAGATCTATACCTACGGAGCTAAAAAGAACAATTGGTTTAGACGCTGGCTCAAGAAAATTGGAGAACCTCCCGTTATTTACGATTCCGTTCTCACCCGAAAATCTGAAGAACAACTCAACTTGTACCTCCAGAAAAAAGGATACTTCCTTTCTCGAGTAACTGATTCAGTAGCCTACCAATACAAAATAAAAAAGGACAGTATACGCATTGATAAAAAGAAGGTTATCGTAACCTATGAAGTTCATCCGGGTCCGCCTTACAAGGTGATGAGGCTGGCTCGTACCATGCACAGTAACTCGATTCAGGTAGCCTTCGATTCAACGGTAACTGAAAACGGCCTCATTGTTCAAGGAAAAAATTACGATGAATCCTCGCTCCGAAATGAACGAGATCGGATCGAAAGGGCCATGAAAAACAAGGGCTTCTACAATTTTGGCAAGCAATACATCCGATTTGAAGTAGACTCAACGGTAAAGAAAGAGCGGGTGAAGGTTACCACTGTGATTGATCCACCAGAGCCTGTACAAATTGAAGAGCAAGGTAAGGACACTGTGGTTCAAAGAGACCATCAGAAGTATTATATCAAAGATATGTTTGTGGTTATCCGTACGGGCAAGAACGAAGGATTGGTCCAAGCCGACACCGTGCTGCTGGATAGCGTGAATTTTGTGAACTACCCTGGAAATGCGATGCGTCCGAATGTGATTTTAAGAACGCTGTATTTCCGCCCTGGTGATTTGTATCGCCTGGAAGACATTGAATATTCCTACAATCGTTTGGCTAACCTGAAGGTGTTTCGATTGATCAACATCAATGTATTTCCCCATCCGGATGATCCGAATGGAACCGACCTGCGAGCTGTTATCGACTTGTCTCCGGGCGCCAAGCAGAGTTTTACGGTGGAAACTGAAGGAACCAACCGTGGCGGTAACCTGGGAATCAATGGAAGCGTGAAACTAACCAACCGTAACGTACTCAAAGGAGCAGAACTTTTTGAAGTAAAAATCCTAGGAGGATTGGAAGCTCAAAACGATACGTTCCGTGATAATTCCGAAGAATCTCAATTTAGCAACCTACCCTTTAACACCCTGGAATACGGAGCGGAAATGACACTCAGGGTTCCCGATCTGCTCATTCCTAAAAAGAAGAACAAAACCCCGGGCTATGAAAAGCCGAATACCGCATTTTCACTGGGATACAACTACCAACTGCGAAGTGCTTATAAACGGGATGTTTTTGCTGCCGTAATGGCTTACAACTGGTTCCTCAAACGAAGGCACGGATTCAGGCTAGCCGTTGTTGATCTGTCCTACATTAGTATCGACAAAGCCGATTGGTTTCAGGAAAGGTTGATAGAATCCAAAAACTCCCTCTTGATCAACAGTTACCAAAATCACTTGATTTCGGCGACCAATTTGAGCTACCAATTTACCAACCAAAAGAGCTACGATGAAAACTACTTCTTCTTCCGAACCATGTTTGAATCAGCGGGTAACCTTCTCCGGCTTACCCACGATTTGACAGGACGATCCTTTGAGGAAGGAACGGATTACTACACCGCATTGGGAGTGCGGTATGCCCAATACCTCAAAATGGACGCCGACATTCGATTATACAATGTGATTACGGACCATACTCGAAGTGTTTATCGTTTCTACGGAGGTGTCGGTGTAACGCTACAAAACCTAAACGTGCTCCCCTTTGAGAAGAGTTTTTACGGGGGTGGTGCAAACAACAACCGAGCTTGGCTGGCCCGATCCATGGGACCTGGTAGTATGTCGGATACCTTAGTCAATGTGGATCGAATTGGAGACATGAAACTGGAGCTCAACTGGGAATATCGTTTCCAACTGATTGGTTCCTTGGAAGGAGCCTACTTCATCGATGCCAGTAACGTTTGGCTACTCAAAAAGGATAGCTTGCGACCAGGAGCAGAGTTCGCTTTCGACCGATTCTACAATGAATTTGCCATTGGTTCGGGATTAGGATTAAGGGTCAATTTGAGCTTCTTCATTCTTCGATTAGATGGAGGTATAAAGGTTCATGATCCCGTAGCCCCTCGTGGAGAGCGGTGGATCTGGCAATCGAAAGACCAATACAACGAGATGCAACGGACCTATTACGAAAACAATAACCTCGGTGGTAGTCCTCCCTCCTACCGAACCCGGCTCAACCTGAACCTGGCTATATCCTACCCTTTTTGA
- a CDS encoding RNA methyltransferase codes for MLSKNKVKLIRSLQQKKHRHEQGLFLVEGEKMVAELLAENSPTGKGIYQIQELLAVSDWLMEHESLIEEASFPVEEIKAVDLEKISALKTPNKVLAVVKMPQRNLRYMEDEMVLMLDGVRDPGNLGTIIRTADWFGVSEVICSLDTVDMYNPKVVQSTMGSLFRIPVSYRELTEAIFDLRINNPLKPVYGATTHGESIYQLDLSSNAIIVLGSESHGISENVGHLITKKISIPRFGAGESLNVASAAAVLCSEFKRLQYV; via the coding sequence ATGTTATCTAAAAACAAAGTCAAACTTATCCGCTCCTTACAGCAAAAAAAACACCGTCACGAACAGGGGTTATTTTTGGTGGAAGGCGAAAAAATGGTGGCCGAATTGTTGGCCGAGAATTCACCAACGGGTAAAGGAATTTACCAAATTCAGGAACTTTTGGCTGTCTCTGACTGGCTAATGGAGCATGAATCGCTAATCGAGGAGGCCTCTTTTCCCGTGGAGGAAATCAAAGCCGTTGATCTCGAAAAAATCAGTGCATTAAAAACACCTAACAAGGTTTTGGCTGTAGTTAAAATGCCACAACGAAACCTGCGTTACATGGAGGACGAAATGGTGCTTATGCTCGATGGAGTAAGGGACCCCGGCAATTTGGGGACCATTATCCGTACGGCCGATTGGTTTGGGGTTTCCGAGGTAATCTGTTCCTTAGACACGGTCGACATGTACAATCCCAAGGTGGTTCAATCTACCATGGGTTCTTTATTTAGGATTCCCGTAAGCTATCGGGAACTGACTGAGGCCATTTTCGATTTAAGAATAAACAACCCATTAAAACCCGTTTATGGAGCTACCACTCATGGTGAAAGCATTTACCAGTTGGATTTGAGTTCCAATGCTATCATTGTGCTGGGAAGCGAATCCCATGGAATCTCCGAAAACGTAGGTCATTTAATCACAAAAAAAATATCCATTCCTCGTTTTGGAGCTGGAGAGTCATTAAATGTGGCTTCCGCCGCAGCTGTTCTTTGCTCCGAATTTAAACGCCTTCAATACGTATGA
- the surE gene encoding 5'/3'-nucleotidase SurE, whose amino-acid sequence MSKPLILVCNDDGVTAPGIQSLIESIRDLGDLIVVAPDKPQSGTGHGITLNATLRTQLISQEEGLTVYSCSGTPVDCIKLAMYKLVPRKPDIIVSGINHGSNASINVLYSGTMSAAVEGALEGVPSVGFSLLDHSIDADFSASREISRKITKTVLAEGLPKNVCLNVNIPRLQRDEIMGIKICRQANGNWEEEFEQRLDPFGKEYFWLTGVFKNYDPGEDTDIHALENNYVSVVPIQTDLTAHSALSSLKSWKLNEN is encoded by the coding sequence ATGAGCAAACCCTTAATTCTTGTTTGCAACGATGACGGAGTAACCGCTCCGGGTATTCAATCACTCATTGAGTCTATCCGAGACTTGGGAGACTTAATTGTAGTAGCCCCTGATAAACCTCAGTCGGGTACCGGTCATGGGATTACCTTGAATGCTACCCTACGCACCCAACTTATTTCGCAGGAAGAAGGACTCACGGTTTACTCCTGTTCCGGAACTCCTGTGGATTGCATCAAACTGGCGATGTACAAATTGGTACCGCGCAAGCCAGATATCATTGTTTCTGGAATCAATCATGGAAGTAATGCCTCCATCAACGTGTTGTACTCAGGTACCATGTCTGCGGCAGTAGAGGGGGCTTTGGAAGGTGTGCCCAGTGTAGGGTTTTCGCTTCTGGATCACAGTATTGATGCAGATTTTTCAGCTTCTCGTGAAATTTCTCGAAAGATCACCAAGACTGTATTGGCGGAAGGGTTACCTAAAAATGTATGCCTCAATGTGAACATTCCCAGACTTCAACGAGACGAAATCATGGGAATCAAAATCTGCCGACAGGCCAATGGAAATTGGGAAGAAGAGTTTGAACAACGCCTCGATCCGTTCGGGAAAGAGTACTTTTGGCTGACGGGAGTGTTCAAAAACTACGATCCGGGAGAAGATACAGATATTCACGCCCTGGAAAACAACTATGTGTCCGTAGTACCGATTCAAACAGATTTGACGGCTCATAGCGCACTTTCGTCTTTAAAAAGTTGGAAGCTGAATGAAAATTAA